A stretch of the Channa argus isolate prfri chromosome 9, Channa argus male v1.0, whole genome shotgun sequence genome encodes the following:
- the lrrfip1a gene encoding leucine-rich repeat flightless-interacting protein 2 isoform X29: MGTQGTGRKRSTKKERSTAEDDALNLIAREAEARLAAKRAARAEAREIRMKELERQQKEIFQVQKKYYGLNTKSDDRVDSKWGDIEQWMEDSERYSRSLQIHTLSDDDERLSMGSRGSVRSDADALAACGGAGSPHKKSKKKKKHKHKDRDKNGYDDYYSVISSRSSRLSDESKGSRSSRLDLTSSRLSDDSRVSRASRVDLQPASYASSDLYSFNGLSSRNPGSTFNGYKSSLYEGSPCSGSRLVSGSVSHPLEYTSYRSSSSRASSRASSARASPVDNCSSVASYLRSKTSSNVLPRDLDNVTIPDFTDLEDKDYLEKGSRAASILTTGTLTTSGGTSSRRGSGETAITVDAETSIREIKEIHELKDQIQDVETKYTQNLKDVKDVLAEMEEKYRKAMVSNAQLDNEKTNLMYQVDTLKDSLMELEELLSESRREFEEKVKEYEREKHAHSVLQFQFKEVKETLKQSEELLNEIRQLRIKQDGFVREISDLQETLEWKDKKIGALERQKEYTDAIRIERDELREEVVKLKDILKKHGIVLGPDLNINGDIGEAEVDGLPPSGDSVPNTAQDSQTSPTEGNSMLEIRLRKLVDEREKMLEQVKKLKAQLEQKSQKNSTDSGSRPDGEILENGNDPNTTELQRDFSRQINDLKFKLVKTEQEVTSLEQNVTRLEGQVTRYKTAAENSEKVEDELKAEKRKLQRELRSALDKVDELESNNSHLNKRLEKMKSSRGLAQTP, translated from the exons GCAGAGGCCAGGCTCGCAGCGAAGAGGGCAGCCAGGGCAGAAGCCAGAGAGATCCGCATGAAGGAGCTTGAGAGACAACAGAAAGAG ATCTTTCAGGTGCAGAAG AAATATTATGGCTTGAACACCAAATCAGATGACCGTGTGGACAGTAAATGGGGAGATATTGAACAGTGGATG GAGGACAGTGAGAGATACTCACGTTCCTTACAGATACACACG CTCTCAGATGACGATGAGCGACTGTCAATGGGAAGCCGGGGCAGTGTCAGG TCGGATGCTGATGCACTTGCAGCTTGTGGTGGAGCG GGCTCCCCTCATAAgaagtcaaagaaaaagaagaaacataagCACAAAGACAGAGAT AAGAATGGCTATGATGATTATTACAGCGTTATATCCAGCAGG TCCTCAAGACTCAGTGATGAAAGCAAAGGGTCTCGCTCTTCCAGGCTAGACCTAACG AGCTCCAGGCTGAGTGATGACAGCCGGGTGTCTCGTGCCTCCAGAGTAGACCTGCAGCCG GCATCTTATgcttcttctgacttgtataGCTTCAATGGTCTGTCTTCCAGAAACCCAGGTTCAACTTTCAATGGGTACAAG AGCTCCTTATATGAAGGAAGCCCCTGCAGTGGATCTCGGCTAGTCTCTGGCTCAGTCTCCCAT CCTTTAGAGTACACTAGTTATCgcagctccagctccagagCCTCCAGCAGGGCCAGTTCAGCCCGTGCCAGCCCAGTG GACAACTGCAGCTCAGTTGCAAGTTATTTAAGGAGTAAAACCAGCAGCAATGTCCTGCCCCGGGACCTGGACAATGTTACTATTCCTGACTTTACAGAT TTGGAGGACAAAGATTATCTTGAGAAG GGATCTCGAGCAGCTTCTATCTTAACAACAGGAACCCTAACCACCTCAGGTGGGACATCCTCCCGGAGAGGAAGTGGAGAGACAGCAATAACTGTAGATGCTGAGACCTCCATACGAGAAATCAAG GAGATTCATGAACTGAAGGATCAGATTCAAGATGTGGAAACCAAGTACACACAGAACCTAAAAGACGTCAAG GATGTATTAGCAGAAATGGAGGAGAAATATCGGAAAGCCATGGTGTCCAACGCCCAGCTGGataatgagaaaacaaacttGATGTACCAGGTGGACACACTCAAGGACTCACTCATGGAACTGGAGGAACTGTTGTCTGAGTCGCGCCGGGAATTTGAGGAGAAAGTCAAG GAATATGAGCGAGAGAAACATGCCCACAGTGTTCTTCAGTTCCAGTTCAAAGAAGTGAAAGAGACGCTAAAACAAAGTGAAGAGCTGCTAAAT GAGATTCGTCAGCTGCGTATAAAACAGGATGGTTTTGTTAGAGAAATATCAGACCTGCAGGAGACACTGGAGTGGAAGGATAAAAAAATTGGG GCTTTAGAGCGACAGAAAGAATACACAGATGCAATCCGAATTGAGCGAGATGAGCTCAGAGAAGAGGTTGTGAAGCTCAAAGACATTTTGAAG AAACATGGAATAGTATTGGGACCTGATCTGAACATCAATGGGGACATTGGTGAGGCAGAAGTTGATGGACTGCCCCCCAGTGGAGACTCTGTCCCAAACACAGCTCAGGATTCACAGACCTCCCCAACGGAGGGGAACAGCATGCTTG AGATTCGCCTGAGGAAACTGGTGGATGAGCGAGAAAAAATGTTAGAGCAG gtgaaaaaactaaaagccCAGCTGGAACAGAAGTCACAGAAGAACAGCACTGACAGTGGTTCACGTCCTGATGGTGAAATTCTTGAAAATGGCAACGATCCCAACACAACAGAACTACAGA GAGATTTCAGCAGGCAAATAAACGACTTGAAGTTCAAACTTGTGAAGACCGAACAAGAAGTCACTTCTTTAGAACAAAAT gTGACCAGGCTGGAGGGTCAGGTGACACGCTATAAAACTGCCGCAGAGAACTCCGAAAAAGTGGAGGATGAACTAAAGGCAGAGAAACGGAAACTGCAGAGAGAG TTACGGTCAGCACTGGACAAGGTCGATGAACTTGAGTCAAACAACAGCCACCTAAATAAAAGACTAGAGAAGATGAAGTCTAGTCGTGGCCTGGCACAAACGCCATAG
- the lrrfip1a gene encoding leucine-rich repeat flightless-interacting protein 2 isoform X28, with product MGTQGTGRKRSTKKERSTAEDDALNLIAREAEARLAAKRAARAEAREIRMKELERQQKEIFQVQKKYYGLNTKSDDRVDSKWGDIEQWMEDSERYSRSLQIHTLSDDDERLSMGSRGSVRSDADALAACGGAGSPHKKSKKKKKHKHKDRDKNGYDDYYSVISSRSSRLSDESKGSRSSRLDLTSSRLSDDSRVSRASRVDLQPASYASSDLYSFNGLSSRNPGSTFNGYKSSLYEGSPCSGSRLVSGSVSHPLEYTSYRSSSSRASSRASSARASPVDNCSSVASYLRSKTSSNVLPRDLDNVTIPDFTDQLEDKDYLEKGSRAASILTTGTLTTSGGTSSRRGSGETAITVDAETSIREIKEIHELKDQIQDVETKYTQNLKDVKDVLAEMEEKYRKAMVSNAQLDNEKTNLMYQVDTLKDSLMELEELLSESRREFEEKVKEYEREKHAHSVLQFQFKEVKETLKQSEELLNEIRQLRIKQDGFVREISDLQETLEWKDKKIGALERQKEYTDAIRIERDELREEVVKLKDILKKHGIVLGPDLNINGDIGEAEVDGLPPSGDSVPNTAQDSQTSPTEGNSMLEIRLRKLVDEREKMLEQVKKLKAQLEQKSQKNSTDSGSRPDGEILENGNDPNTTELQRDFSRQINDLKFKLVKTEQEVTSLEQNVTRLEGQVTRYKTAAENSEKVEDELKAEKRKLQRELRSALDKVDELESNNSHLNKRLEKMKSSRGLAQTP from the exons GCAGAGGCCAGGCTCGCAGCGAAGAGGGCAGCCAGGGCAGAAGCCAGAGAGATCCGCATGAAGGAGCTTGAGAGACAACAGAAAGAG ATCTTTCAGGTGCAGAAG AAATATTATGGCTTGAACACCAAATCAGATGACCGTGTGGACAGTAAATGGGGAGATATTGAACAGTGGATG GAGGACAGTGAGAGATACTCACGTTCCTTACAGATACACACG CTCTCAGATGACGATGAGCGACTGTCAATGGGAAGCCGGGGCAGTGTCAGG TCGGATGCTGATGCACTTGCAGCTTGTGGTGGAGCG GGCTCCCCTCATAAgaagtcaaagaaaaagaagaaacataagCACAAAGACAGAGAT AAGAATGGCTATGATGATTATTACAGCGTTATATCCAGCAGG TCCTCAAGACTCAGTGATGAAAGCAAAGGGTCTCGCTCTTCCAGGCTAGACCTAACG AGCTCCAGGCTGAGTGATGACAGCCGGGTGTCTCGTGCCTCCAGAGTAGACCTGCAGCCG GCATCTTATgcttcttctgacttgtataGCTTCAATGGTCTGTCTTCCAGAAACCCAGGTTCAACTTTCAATGGGTACAAG AGCTCCTTATATGAAGGAAGCCCCTGCAGTGGATCTCGGCTAGTCTCTGGCTCAGTCTCCCAT CCTTTAGAGTACACTAGTTATCgcagctccagctccagagCCTCCAGCAGGGCCAGTTCAGCCCGTGCCAGCCCAGTG GACAACTGCAGCTCAGTTGCAAGTTATTTAAGGAGTAAAACCAGCAGCAATGTCCTGCCCCGGGACCTGGACAATGTTACTATTCCTGACTTTACAGAT cagTTGGAGGACAAAGATTATCTTGAGAAG GGATCTCGAGCAGCTTCTATCTTAACAACAGGAACCCTAACCACCTCAGGTGGGACATCCTCCCGGAGAGGAAGTGGAGAGACAGCAATAACTGTAGATGCTGAGACCTCCATACGAGAAATCAAG GAGATTCATGAACTGAAGGATCAGATTCAAGATGTGGAAACCAAGTACACACAGAACCTAAAAGACGTCAAG GATGTATTAGCAGAAATGGAGGAGAAATATCGGAAAGCCATGGTGTCCAACGCCCAGCTGGataatgagaaaacaaacttGATGTACCAGGTGGACACACTCAAGGACTCACTCATGGAACTGGAGGAACTGTTGTCTGAGTCGCGCCGGGAATTTGAGGAGAAAGTCAAG GAATATGAGCGAGAGAAACATGCCCACAGTGTTCTTCAGTTCCAGTTCAAAGAAGTGAAAGAGACGCTAAAACAAAGTGAAGAGCTGCTAAAT GAGATTCGTCAGCTGCGTATAAAACAGGATGGTTTTGTTAGAGAAATATCAGACCTGCAGGAGACACTGGAGTGGAAGGATAAAAAAATTGGG GCTTTAGAGCGACAGAAAGAATACACAGATGCAATCCGAATTGAGCGAGATGAGCTCAGAGAAGAGGTTGTGAAGCTCAAAGACATTTTGAAG AAACATGGAATAGTATTGGGACCTGATCTGAACATCAATGGGGACATTGGTGAGGCAGAAGTTGATGGACTGCCCCCCAGTGGAGACTCTGTCCCAAACACAGCTCAGGATTCACAGACCTCCCCAACGGAGGGGAACAGCATGCTTG AGATTCGCCTGAGGAAACTGGTGGATGAGCGAGAAAAAATGTTAGAGCAG gtgaaaaaactaaaagccCAGCTGGAACAGAAGTCACAGAAGAACAGCACTGACAGTGGTTCACGTCCTGATGGTGAAATTCTTGAAAATGGCAACGATCCCAACACAACAGAACTACAGA GAGATTTCAGCAGGCAAATAAACGACTTGAAGTTCAAACTTGTGAAGACCGAACAAGAAGTCACTTCTTTAGAACAAAAT gTGACCAGGCTGGAGGGTCAGGTGACACGCTATAAAACTGCCGCAGAGAACTCCGAAAAAGTGGAGGATGAACTAAAGGCAGAGAAACGGAAACTGCAGAGAGAG TTACGGTCAGCACTGGACAAGGTCGATGAACTTGAGTCAAACAACAGCCACCTAAATAAAAGACTAGAGAAGATGAAGTCTAGTCGTGGCCTGGCACAAACGCCATAG
- the lrrfip1a gene encoding putative leucine-rich repeat-containing protein DDB_G0290503 isoform X16, producing MGTQGTGRKRSTKKERSTAEDDALNLIAREAEARLAAKRAARAEAREIRMKELERQQKELSDDDERLSMGSRGSVRGSPHKKSKKKKKHKHKDRDKNGYDDYYSVISSRSSRLSDESKGSRSSRLDLTSSRLSDDSRVSRASRVDLQPASYASSDLYSFNGLSSRNPGSTFNGYKSSLYEGSPCSGSRLVSGSVSHPLEYTSYRSSSSRASSRASSARASPVDNCSSVASYLRSKTSSNVLPRDLDNVTIPDFTDQLEDKDYLEKGSRAASILTTGTLTTSGGTSSRRGSGETAITVDAETSIREIKEIHELKDQIQDVETKYTQNLKDVKDVLAEMEEKYRKAMVSNAQLDNEKTNLMYQVDTLKDSLMELEELLSESRREFEEKVKEYEREKHAHSVLQFQFKEVKETLKQSEELLNEIRQLRIKQDGFVREISDLQETLEWKDKKIGALERQKEYTDAIRIERDELREEVVKLKDILKKHGIVLGPDLNINGDIGEAEVDGLPPSGDSVPNTAQDSQTSPTEGNSMLGNTEEIQLRSSAEEEVEPEQQQEMLKEEPKENHLSFDTHCNIADESTLKTSSEEQPIEKQQTCLPKEEDSIGDNVLSKDLNVDINGRPVTEAECVISKIICSPELGEILTSAEESVPERETAQGADLGEPSKSDLGEKEVKSGGVETQSDDSRGKCRKLFEEQECKQEVVEESNLRITESCPQQKGIEDVMKETLPESVSAESNPEPQQELENVIEAENDEIEEPSRSQPQGASATGKKKKRKRRGKKKGFTHEDKHQHKDGTEKQNSIEETDVELIKGDNWPKTEPNIDSSVTETFKELKMDHIEITQDRQETEDVATEVRVEPTESFSHKGALNEPNMEHVTNEHEEEQSLETKTVQEVEASLKIPYQMETTKESRIEPTKDEQDKEQLLQIEKVEEVDSLTSPSDANLSASDVTLILNIEDTDNKEFTSSVDDPKFGDPSNNGEDNPSEPENVHLVENEVGCVEQTKPECTTNNSSFETNSIQNTETESHNSSNGDITADQSEESNDFQMLSLKGLSHSESPPGPEEATGTVKEPGVDTEREGSSPSVSCHGDHQSEFNQDTIEKEKLTGNLRESEDLIEIDSSLHEEEGDTCDSATFTKNTELEAEECLLEPVAQAEQFCEIESQRVMCIDQTDEYHGEVSLETKAITTTTMSSRGESSREVSEIGFPVEQESAAVEDSGQENCKNYQENEKSIFLSAEQLHESSKDKSENHGSNPPSQHDSDEDENEQSFDFDDIDMEAAIASNPSGNPQQEEVEDGVEVMSDEGNIDSSGLCQSNTEPHENTQDKTVDDETDVKCLVEDSNRAGTLAEESSIFPQDSKNTHEEADCEKEENVCEEQVNTQKDETNEADEASLVTEEGKGLSVVEHNATSLDVVEEGLDVIQHEMQDKDLLLPKIADQGTSNKESPESGKDLKKNSKKGKGKSREECKMS from the exons GCAGAGGCCAGGCTCGCAGCGAAGAGGGCAGCCAGGGCAGAAGCCAGAGAGATCCGCATGAAGGAGCTTGAGAGACAACAGAAAGAG CTCTCAGATGACGATGAGCGACTGTCAATGGGAAGCCGGGGCAGTGTCAGG GGCTCCCCTCATAAgaagtcaaagaaaaagaagaaacataagCACAAAGACAGAGAT AAGAATGGCTATGATGATTATTACAGCGTTATATCCAGCAGG TCCTCAAGACTCAGTGATGAAAGCAAAGGGTCTCGCTCTTCCAGGCTAGACCTAACG AGCTCCAGGCTGAGTGATGACAGCCGGGTGTCTCGTGCCTCCAGAGTAGACCTGCAGCCG GCATCTTATgcttcttctgacttgtataGCTTCAATGGTCTGTCTTCCAGAAACCCAGGTTCAACTTTCAATGGGTACAAG AGCTCCTTATATGAAGGAAGCCCCTGCAGTGGATCTCGGCTAGTCTCTGGCTCAGTCTCCCAT CCTTTAGAGTACACTAGTTATCgcagctccagctccagagCCTCCAGCAGGGCCAGTTCAGCCCGTGCCAGCCCAGTG GACAACTGCAGCTCAGTTGCAAGTTATTTAAGGAGTAAAACCAGCAGCAATGTCCTGCCCCGGGACCTGGACAATGTTACTATTCCTGACTTTACAGAT cagTTGGAGGACAAAGATTATCTTGAGAAG GGATCTCGAGCAGCTTCTATCTTAACAACAGGAACCCTAACCACCTCAGGTGGGACATCCTCCCGGAGAGGAAGTGGAGAGACAGCAATAACTGTAGATGCTGAGACCTCCATACGAGAAATCAAG GAGATTCATGAACTGAAGGATCAGATTCAAGATGTGGAAACCAAGTACACACAGAACCTAAAAGACGTCAAG GATGTATTAGCAGAAATGGAGGAGAAATATCGGAAAGCCATGGTGTCCAACGCCCAGCTGGataatgagaaaacaaacttGATGTACCAGGTGGACACACTCAAGGACTCACTCATGGAACTGGAGGAACTGTTGTCTGAGTCGCGCCGGGAATTTGAGGAGAAAGTCAAG GAATATGAGCGAGAGAAACATGCCCACAGTGTTCTTCAGTTCCAGTTCAAAGAAGTGAAAGAGACGCTAAAACAAAGTGAAGAGCTGCTAAAT GAGATTCGTCAGCTGCGTATAAAACAGGATGGTTTTGTTAGAGAAATATCAGACCTGCAGGAGACACTGGAGTGGAAGGATAAAAAAATTGGG GCTTTAGAGCGACAGAAAGAATACACAGATGCAATCCGAATTGAGCGAGATGAGCTCAGAGAAGAGGTTGTGAAGCTCAAAGACATTTTGAAG AAACATGGAATAGTATTGGGACCTGATCTGAACATCAATGGGGACATTGGTGAGGCAGAAGTTGATGGACTGCCCCCCAGTGGAGACTCTGTCCCAAACACAGCTCAGGATTCACAGACCTCCCCAACGGAGGGGAACAGCATGCTTG GCAACACAGAGGAGATACAGTTAAGAAGTAGTGCAGAGGAAGAGGTGGAACCAGAGCAGCAGCAAGAAATGCTGAAAGAGGAACCAAAAGAGAATCACTTGAGCTTTGATACACACTGTAATATTGCTGATGAGTCCACACTGAAAACATCTAGTGAGGAACAACCTatagaaaaacaacagacatgCTTACCCAAAGAAGAAGACAGCATCGGAGACAATGTCCTTAGCAAGGACTTAAATGTTGACATTAATGGCCGCCCAGTCACAGAAGCCGAATGTGTAATAAGTAAAATTATTTGCAGCCCTGAACTTGGAGAAATTTTAACAAGTGCTGAGGAAAGTGTTCCAGAAAGAGAAACTGCTCAGGGGGCAGATTTGGGAGAACCAAGTAAGTCTGATTTAGGGGAGAAAGAAGTCAAAAGCGGTGGTGTTGAAACACAGAGTGATGATAGTAGAGGTAAATGTAGAAAGCTTTTTGAAGAGCAAGAATGCAAACAGGAAGTTGTTGAGGAAAGTAATTTGAGGATTACAGAATCATGTCCTCAGCAAAAAGGAATAGAGGATGTTATGAAAGAAACCTTACCGGAGTCAGTCTCTGCTGAATCAAACCCAGAACCTCAACAAGAGCTTGAGAATGTTATAGAGGCAGAGAATGATGAGATAGAGGAACCCAGCAGATCACAGCCTCAAGGTGCATCTGCcacaggaaagaagaagaaaaggaagaggagaggcaAAAAGAAAGGATTTACTCATGAGGACAAGCACCAACACAAAGATggaacagagaaacaaaacagcataGAAGAAACAGATGTAGAGTTGATTAAAGGAGACAATTGGCCAAAAACTGAACCTAACATTGACAGTTCTGTCACTGAAACCTTCAAGGAATTAAAGATGGATCATATTGAAATTACGCAGGATAGACAAGAAACTGAGGATGTAGCTACAGAAGTAAGAGTGGAACCCACTGAATCATTTTCTCACAAGGGGGCACTCAACGAACCAAACATGGAGCATGTTACAAATGAGCATGAGGAGGAACAAAGTTTGGAAACTAAGACTGTACAAGAAGTAGAGGCATCTTTGAAAATCCCTTATCAAATGGAAACTACTAAGGAATCAAGAATAGAACCCACAAAAGATGAGCAGGACAAAGAACAGCTTTTGCAAATAGAGAAGGTAGAAGAAGTGGACTCTTTGACAAGCCCTTCAGACGCCAACCTGAGTGCATCTGATGTTACACTCATCTTAAACATTGAGGACACAGACAACAAAGAGTTTACTTCAAGTGTAGATGACCCTAAATTTGGAGACCCCTCAAATAATGGTGAAGACAATCCTAGTGAACCAGAAAATGTTCATCTTGTAGAGAATGAAGTTGGGTGTGTTGAGCAAACAAAACCTGAATGCACAACTAACAACAGCAGTTTTGAAACAAACAGTatccaaaacactgaaactgaatCTCACAATTCAAGCAATGGTGACATTACTGCTGATCAATCAGAGGAGTCAAACGATTTTCAGATGCTCAGTCTCAAAGGTTTGTCTCACTCAGAGTCACCCCCAGGACCTGAGGAGGCAACTGGGACAGTCAAAGAGCCTGGAGTAGATACGGAACGAGAAGGCTCTTCTCCCAGTGTCAGTTGTCATGGTGATCATCAGTCAGAGTTTAACCAAGACACGATAGAAAAAGAGAAGCTTACTGGAAACCTAAGGGAATCTGAAGATTTAATCGAGATAGATAGCTCCTTGCATGAAGAAGAAGGAGATACTTGTGACAGTGCAACATTTACGAAAAACACTGAATTGGAAGCTGAAGAGTGTCTTTTGGAGCCTGTGGCTCAGGCTGAACAATTTTGTGAAATAGAAAGCCAAAGAGTTATGTGCATTGATCAAACTGATGAATATCATGGGGAGGTGTCTTTAGAAACAAAAGCGATTACCACCACAACCATGTCAAGCAGAGGAGAGTCTTCAAGAGAAGTTTCTGAGATCGGCTTCCCTGTCGAACAGGAATCAGCTGCCGTAGAAGATTCAGGacaagaaaactgtaaaaattatCAGGAAAacgaaaaaagtatttttctttcagctgagCAACTGCATGAGTCTAGCAAAGACAAATCAGAGAATCATGGTTCCAATCCACCCAGCCAGCATGACAGTGATGAAGATGAGAACGAGCAGTCTTTTGATTTTGATGACATAGATATGGAAGCAGCCATTGCATCAAATCCCTCTGGAAATCCACAACAGGAAGAAGTTGAGGATGGAGTTGAAGTCATGTCCGATGAAGGCAACATTGATAGTTCAGGGCTGTGCCAAAGTAATACTGAACCACATGAAAATACACAAGACAAGACAGTTGATGATGAGACTGATGTGAAGTGTTTAGTTGAAGATAGTAATCGGGCAGGTACACTAGCTGAAGAGTCAAGCATCTTCCCCCAAGACAGCAAAAACACTCATGAAGAAGCTGACTGTGAGAAggaggaaaatgtgtgtgaagagCAAGTAAACACACAGAAGGATGAAACCAATGAAGCAGATGAAGCAAGTCTCGTTACAGAAGAAGGAAAGGGTTTGAGTGTTGTAGAGCACAATGCAACATCTTTAGATGTAGTAGAGGAAGGATTAGATGTCATTCAGCATGAAATGCAGGATAAAGATTTGCTTTTACCAAAGATTGCAGACCAAGGGACCAGCAACAAAGAGTCACCAGAGTCAGGGAAAGATTTGAAGAAGAACAGCAAGAAAGGCAAAGGCAAGAGCAGAGAGGAATGCAAGATGTCTTAG